ATGTCGTGGGGGCCCGCGATGATGACGCTGGTGACGAGTTCCGGCGGTGGGTCCTGCAGCAGCGCGAACTGGGTGAACCCGAGATAGGAGATTCCGATGGTGGCGAACCGCCCGGTGAACCACGGCTGCTGGCGCATCCACTCGACGGTGTCGGCGCCGTCGGCCGCCTCGTTGACCATCGGGGAGAACTCCCCGCCGGAACCGAATGTCCCGCGGACGCTCTGTAACACCACGCGATACCCGCGGGCCGCGTGAAGGTCGGCGAACACGATGTTGAACGGGAAGGCGCGGCCGTACGGTCCGCGGGCAAGCAGCGTGCCGACGACCTCTCCGGCGGGCTCGTAGACATCGGCGATCAGCTCGACGCCGTCGCGCATCGGAATCTTGACTTCGCTGACGGTGAAGCCGGTGGTCGGTGGCGCCAGCCGCAGCGTTCGGGCGAGCGCATGGCCGGCGAGTCGGCGGGGCAGTGTGCGCAGCGTCGATCGGGCGGGCCGCTGGGAGGTGGTCGTCACCGCATCAGGTTATGGGGACGACGGGCTCAGAACTTGTAGTACTGGGAAAGCTCGTTGGCGCGTTGCAGGTTGGTGGCCGGGCAGTCGACTTCCGGACTGGAGTAGATCGTCGAGTAGAACAGCGACTGCTGGATCAGCCCGTAACTGGTCTTGAACGCCACCATGCAGGAGAAATAGAAGTAGCTGTTGTGGTAGGTCGGCTTGAGGTTCCACCACTGTGCCGCGCGGTGGCCGTTGATGGTCGTCTCGACCGCGTCGGCCGGCAAGGACTGGGCGTAGGTACGCCAGATGATGGGCTCGACCGCCAGCTGGTAATTGCCCGCGTCGTAATGGCAGCGCAGCCCCTCTTCGGGGATCGGCGGGGTGAAGCCCAGGCCCAGCCGCTGCACCGCGTCGAACGGGATGTCCCGGCACGGGTCGAACGGGCTCGGGTCGGTGGTCGCCACGATCGGGCTTTTCATCGTGCTGGGCGGGTCCATGGGCGCCGCGGTGGAGCGCAGCTCGACCGCAGATCCGCCGATGGTCGCCGGCGGCGCGCTCTGCCAGGTGACGATCACCGCCGTGACCAAGGCGCCGAACGCTGCTAGTAGGCGCAGCTTGCCGGCCATGGCACCCCCTCGGTGATTTCGCTACTGCGCGGAGTTTACAAGTCACACCCGCGCCGCCACACAGTAAACGAGAACCTGTTCTAGTCCACCCGTCGGCGGCACGGTCGGGGTGCGCATGCCACCAGCGGTTAGGCTGGGGAGTCGTGGCTTGGCAAGAACACGGGCAGCAGCCCCCGACAGCGCGACAGCCGACACTGTGGGCGGTATCGGATCTGCACACCGGCCACGTCGGCAACAAGCCGGTCACCGAATCCCTTTATCCCTCGACGCCCGACGACTGGCTGATCGTGTGCGGTGACGTTGCCGAGCGCACCGACGAGATCCGCTGGGCGCTCGATCTGCTGCGACGACGGTTCGCCAAGGTGATCTGGGTTCCCGGCAATCACGAGCTGTGGACGACCAACCGGGATCCAATGCAGATCTTCGGTAGGGACCGCTACGACTATCTGGTCAATATGTGCGACGAGTTGGGCGTCGTCAGTCCCGAGCATCCGTTCCCGGTCTGGACCGAGCGAGGCGGCCCGGCCACTATCGTGCCGCTGTTTCTGCTCTACGACTATTCGTTCCTACCCGCGGGCGCGACGACGAAGGCCGAAGGTATGGCGATCGCGCGAGAGCGCAACGTGGTGTGCACCGACGAGTTCCTGCTCTCACCCGAGCCCTACCCGACGCGCGAAGCATGGTGTCGTGAACGCCTCGTGGCCACCCGCAAGCGCCTCGACGATCTGGACTGGATGAATCCGACCGTGCTGGTCAACCACTTCCCGATGGTCCGCCAACCCTGCGACGCGCTGTTCCTTCCCGAGTTCTCGCTCTGGTGTGGAACCACCGAGACCGCGGACTGGCACACCCGCTACAACGCGGTGTGCTCGGTCTACGGGCATCTGCACATCCCGCGGACCACCTGGTACGACGACGTCCGCTTCGAAGAGGTGTCGGTCGGCTACCCGCGCGAGTGGCGTCGTCGCAAGCCGTACAGCTGGTTGCGCCAGATCCTGCCCGACCCGCAGTACGCACCGGGCTACCTCAACGACTTCGGCGGACATTTCGTCATCACCGCCGAGATGAAGGCGCAGGCGCAGCAGTTCCGAGACAGATTGCGGCAACGGTAGGTTCGATGGCCCTGTCTACGTTGATGTCGGCGGTACTGCCCAGCATCGCCGATCTGGCGTGCGCCGAATTGTATTCCGATCCACCGGGGTTGACGCCGATGGCCGAGGAGGAACCGCTCATTGCGCGGTCGGTGGCCAAGCGGCGCAACGAATTCATCACCGTCCGCTACTGCGCCCGGCTCGCGCTCAGCGAGCTCGGGTTTCCGCCGGTCCCAATTCTCAAGGGGGAGAAGGGTGAACCCTGCTGGCCCGACGGCGTTGTCGGCAGCATTACCCACACGGCGGGATATCGCGGCGCGGTGGTGGGCCGGGCCGGTGCGGTCCGCTCGCTGGGCGTCGACGCCGAACCGCACGACGTGTTGCCCGACGGCGTACTCGACGCGATCAGCCTGCCGGCCGAACGCAGCGAGATGGCGGCTCTGCCGTCCACAATGCATTGGGACCGAATCTTGTTCTGCGCCAAAGAGGCAACCTACAAAGCCTGGTTTCCGCTGACCAAGCGCTGGCTCGGCTTCGAGGACGCGCATATCACGTTCACCGTCGACGAGTCGGGTTCCGCCGGAGGTTTCGAATCGACGATTCTCGTCGAGGGCGAGACGCTTTCGGGGCCGCCCCTGAAAACACTGGCCGGCCGGTGGTCGGTGGACCGCGACCTGGTGTTGACGGCGATCACGCTATGAAGGCGGGCCTTGTCGTCGTCGACAAGCCGGCCGGTATGACAAGTCATGACGTCGTAGGCCGCTGCCGGCGCATTTTTGGAACGCGACGGGTGGGTCACGCCGGGACGCTGGACCCGATGGCCACCGGTGTCCTGGTCATCGGAATCGAGCGAGCCACCAAGATCCTCGGTCTGGTGACCGAGACGTCGAAGTCGTATGCGGCGACAATCCGGCTCGGCCAGACCACCTCGACCGAGGACGCGGAAGGCGAAGTAACGCAACAGGTCTCGGCGCAGCACGTGACCGATGGCGCGATCGAGGCGGCGATCGCCCGGTTACGCGGCGACATCGCGCAAGTCCCGTCGGCGGTCAGCGCGATCAAGGTCGACGGCCAGCGTGCCTATCGGCTGGCCCGCGAAGGGCGGACGGTCGAATTGGCCGCCAGGCCGGTGCGTATCGATCGTTTCGAGGTGCGGGCGGTACGGCGCCACGACCACCTCGTCGACGTCGACGTCGAGGTGGACTGTTCGTCGGGGACCTACATCCGCGCCTTAGCCCGCGACGTCGGCGCGACGCTGGCGGTCGGCGGTCACCTGACCGCATTGCGGCGCACCCGGGTTGGCCGATTCGACGTGCAGCAGGCCCGCTCGCTCGAGGACTTGACCGAACGGCCCGGTCTGAGCCTGACGTTGGACGACGCGTGTCTGCTGCTGTTTCCACATCGACAACTCAGCGACGCCGAGGCCGACGCCGTCGCCAACGGCCGCGCGCTGACCCCGTCCGGTGCCGACGGCGTCTACGCAGCACACACCGCGGACGGCCGGGTGTTCGCGCTGCTGCGGGACGAGGGTGCGACGACAAAGTCGGTGGTCGTCATCCGCCCAGCGACGTTGTAGTCGCGAGCGTCAGCTGCCCGGTGGCGGGTCCGGCGCCAAACTTCCGTCCGGCGCGACGTGGGAGAAGATCTGCTGCATCAGGGTCAGGATGTGCGGGTCATCGACGGTGTAGATGTGGCGGCGCCCCTCCTTGCGGGCGCTGATCAAGCCGGCCAGACGAAGCTTCGTCAGGTGTTGGCTCATGGTGGCCACCCCGAGGCCGGTCCGCTCCGCGAGCGCCGTGACGTCGTGGCTGTTTTGGGCTGCCAGCCACAGCACATGCAGCCGAGCCGAGTTGCTGAGTAGCGCAAAGGTGCTGGCCGCAGAGTCGAGCTGCGGCCTGGTCGGCTCGGCGGACAGCACGTCGAACGGTGCGGTTTCGGTTAACCGATCTTTTTGTTGCGCCATATCGGCATCCATTCTCGCGTGTACCCCACGTCGCATTTCGCCATATCGAAATATTTTAACATTTGCGAAATTATCAAAATGTGGGCAAGATGGGTGTCGTCCGGGCGGCGTTCGTCGTGGGCGGGGACGAGAAAGGCGGAGCTTGCATGGCGCACATCGTGATCCTGCTCGCCTGCGCGGTCGCCATTTATCTGTCCTGCGAGTGGTTCGTCAACGCCGTGGAGTGGCTCGGACACCGGCTCAACCTCGGCACGATGGCCGTCGGAACGGTGCTGGCCGCCTTCGGCACCGCGCTGCCCGAGTCGGTCGTCACCCTGGTCGCCGTCACGACCGGCACTACTGCCGACGTCCGCTACATCGGCGTTGGAGCGGCGATGGGTGGTCCGCTCGTCCTCGCCACCGTCGCCTACGGAGTGACGGGCGCGGTGTTGTTACTGCGGCGACGCGCCCGAAGCAGGGAGAAAGTCTTGGTGGGCGTCGGTGCAGCGACGCTCGTTCGGCGCTCGGTCATCGAGTCCGAGGACGCGCACAGCCGTGCCGGCGCCGAGTTCACCACTTCTCAGACCGAGCGCCTGGCACGCGATCAGCGCTGGTTCATGGCGGTCTTCGTCGTCAAGGTCGCGTTGGGGCTGGTGGCATTCGCGTTCAAGCCGTGGCTGGGCGTGCTGTTCTTCGCGGTCTACGGGGTCTACTTCTGGCGCGAAGTCCGCGGTGGGCAGGACAGCGGCGCCGCCGAGGATCTCGAGCCGCTCAAGCTGCAACCGAGCGCCTCTCGACCGGCCACCGTGGCCGTGCTGGCCCAGACGCTCGGGGCGTTGGCGGTGATCTTCGTGTCCTCGCAGCTGTTCGTCCACCAGCTCGATGTCATCGCTCCGATGCTGGGACTGTCGGGCGCGGTCACCGCGCTGCTGCTGTCTCCGATCGCCACCGAACTTCCCGAGATCATGAACGCGATCATCTGGGTCCGGCAGGGAAAAACCGAACTCGCGCTGGCGAATATCTCCGGCGCAATGATGATCCAAGCCACCGTGCCCAGCGGGCTGGGCCTGCTGTTCACCGACTGGCATCTCGACCACGCCCTGCTGTGGTCCGGGGCGATCACCATGGTTGCGATCACCTATTTGCTTGCGACGATGCGCGCTAACAAGCTGACGCCCACGCGGCTCGCGATCTCCGCGCTGTTGTATCTAGTCTTCGCCGCAGGCCTCGTTCTCATCCTGGCCTGAAAGGTACGGCGAACCGTCGAGTAATCACTCACCAAAGATCGGAGGCTGAAATGACATCCCTGTTCGTCCAGGCGCCCACCGAGGTCGGGGTCTCCAATATCCGTTGTTTCAGCCGTTTGCGATCGCTACTGACTGGTCTCGTTTTGGTGAGCGCACTGTTCGGCGTCATGGCCCAGCTGACCCCGGCCGCACACGCTGACGCCGACAATGGCGGCGACTTCCTGGGAGCGCTTTCGGCGCGGGGCATCACCTTCACCTCCGGCCCCGCCGCGATCGCCGCCGGCCGCGAGGTCTGCAGCGAGCTGGATCAAGGCAAGCAAGCCGGTGACGTTGCCAACGAGGCGATGGCACGGACGAATCTCGACGGCTATCACGCCGGGTTCTTCATCGGGGCCAGCATCGCCGCGATCTGCCCGCGCCATATGCACTAGGGATGGGCCAATTCGGCTGATGAAGCCGTCACCCGGCCGCTAAAGTAACATTCTCTATGGAATGTAAGTCAATCGGACGCGATAGGCGGTAGCGAGGGTGGCCGAAGTCGGCGAACGACGTGCACGGCGCACACAGGCGGAGCGTAGCGCCGCCATGCGCGCGCGCCTCCTCGACGCGACCATCGAGTGCCTGGTGACCTATGGCTACGCGGGCACCACCACGCCGCGTGTCGCGGAGCTCGCCGGCGTCACCCGCGGGGCGCAGATCCATCACTTCCGCGCCAAAGAAGATCTAGTGGTGGCGGCCATCGAGCACCTGGCCCAGCAGCGGGTGCAGGCGGCCATGCGTGAATTCGGCCGAATGCGAGCGACCACCGATCCCGTCTCGACCGTGCTGGATTTTCTGTGGGAGGCCCACCAGGGCCCGATGTTCGTTGCCACCGTTGAACTTTGGGTCGCAGCACGGACCGACCCCGTATTGGCCGCCCATATCGAACGCGTGGAACCGCTGGTCAACAGCACCCTGATCTCGGCCATCGCGCAACTGGTGCCCGACCATGC
This genomic stretch from Mycobacterium paraterrae harbors:
- the truB gene encoding tRNA pseudouridine(55) synthase TruB, which produces MKAGLVVVDKPAGMTSHDVVGRCRRIFGTRRVGHAGTLDPMATGVLVIGIERATKILGLVTETSKSYAATIRLGQTTSTEDAEGEVTQQVSAQHVTDGAIEAAIARLRGDIAQVPSAVSAIKVDGQRAYRLAREGRTVELAARPVRIDRFEVRAVRRHDHLVDVDVEVDCSSGTYIRALARDVGATLAVGGHLTALRRTRVGRFDVQQARSLEDLTERPGLSLTLDDACLLLFPHRQLSDAEADAVANGRALTPSGADGVYAAHTADGRVFALLRDEGATTKSVVVIRPATL
- a CDS encoding sodium:calcium antiporter, with amino-acid sequence MGVVRAAFVVGGDEKGGACMAHIVILLACAVAIYLSCEWFVNAVEWLGHRLNLGTMAVGTVLAAFGTALPESVVTLVAVTTGTTADVRYIGVGAAMGGPLVLATVAYGVTGAVLLLRRRARSREKVLVGVGAATLVRRSVIESEDAHSRAGAEFTTSQTERLARDQRWFMAVFVVKVALGLVAFAFKPWLGVLFFAVYGVYFWREVRGGQDSGAAEDLEPLKLQPSASRPATVAVLAQTLGALAVIFVSSQLFVHQLDVIAPMLGLSGAVTALLLSPIATELPEIMNAIIWVRQGKTELALANISGAMMIQATVPSGLGLLFTDWHLDHALLWSGAITMVAITYLLATMRANKLTPTRLAISALLYLVFAAGLVLILA
- the pptT gene encoding 4'-phosphopantetheinyl transferase PptT yields the protein MALSTLMSAVLPSIADLACAELYSDPPGLTPMAEEEPLIARSVAKRRNEFITVRYCARLALSELGFPPVPILKGEKGEPCWPDGVVGSITHTAGYRGAVVGRAGAVRSLGVDAEPHDVLPDGVLDAISLPAERSEMAALPSTMHWDRILFCAKEATYKAWFPLTKRWLGFEDAHITFTVDESGSAGGFESTILVEGETLSGPPLKTLAGRWSVDRDLVLTAITL
- a CDS encoding DUF3558 domain-containing protein — its product is MAGKLRLLAAFGALVTAVIVTWQSAPPATIGGSAVELRSTAAPMDPPSTMKSPIVATTDPSPFDPCRDIPFDAVQRLGLGFTPPIPEEGLRCHYDAGNYQLAVEPIIWRTYAQSLPADAVETTINGHRAAQWWNLKPTYHNSYFYFSCMVAFKTSYGLIQQSLFYSTIYSSPEVDCPATNLQRANELSQYYKF
- a CDS encoding DUF732 domain-containing protein — its product is MTSLFVQAPTEVGVSNIRCFSRLRSLLTGLVLVSALFGVMAQLTPAAHADADNGGDFLGALSARGITFTSGPAAIAAGREVCSELDQGKQAGDVANEAMARTNLDGYHAGFFIGASIAAICPRHMH
- a CDS encoding metallophosphoesterase family protein: MAWQEHGQQPPTARQPTLWAVSDLHTGHVGNKPVTESLYPSTPDDWLIVCGDVAERTDEIRWALDLLRRRFAKVIWVPGNHELWTTNRDPMQIFGRDRYDYLVNMCDELGVVSPEHPFPVWTERGGPATIVPLFLLYDYSFLPAGATTKAEGMAIARERNVVCTDEFLLSPEPYPTREAWCRERLVATRKRLDDLDWMNPTVLVNHFPMVRQPCDALFLPEFSLWCGTTETADWHTRYNAVCSVYGHLHIPRTTWYDDVRFEEVSVGYPREWRRRKPYSWLRQILPDPQYAPGYLNDFGGHFVITAEMKAQAQQFRDRLRQR
- a CDS encoding TetR/AcrR family transcriptional regulator; amino-acid sequence: MRARLLDATIECLVTYGYAGTTTPRVAELAGVTRGAQIHHFRAKEDLVVAAIEHLAQQRVQAAMREFGRMRATTDPVSTVLDFLWEAHQGPMFVATVELWVAARTDPVLAAHIERVEPLVNSTLISAIAQLVPDHAARKDLRNFVYTAMDALRGILLASFVERDSDRPRRRWDRACKQLRVVADGMLTADSLD
- a CDS encoding ArsR/SmtB family transcription factor; this translates as MAQQKDRLTETAPFDVLSAEPTRPQLDSAASTFALLSNSARLHVLWLAAQNSHDVTALAERTGLGVATMSQHLTKLRLAGLISARKEGRRHIYTVDDPHILTLMQQIFSHVAPDGSLAPDPPPGS